In Populus trichocarpa isolate Nisqually-1 chromosome 16, P.trichocarpa_v4.1, whole genome shotgun sequence, a genomic segment contains:
- the LOC7488765 gene encoding protein LURP-one-related 15 — protein sequence MATGQAPGNPIPAVRTYPPVEHPVVVIGPQYLAQYPVELAVSTKLWTLGENDFKVSDINGTLIFQVKSKLLTLHDRRFLKDAAGNTLVNLRQKIRTMHRRWEAFRGESKEEKDLLFTAKKSKLFQFKTELDIFLANNKGEVPDFKVKGGYGESSCSILLGDSNAMLAQMHRLHSLTTMILDTDSFGVTVYPNVDYAFIVALVVILDEINADRSGED from the exons ATGGCTACTGGGCAAGCACCAGGCAACCCCATTCCAGCTGTGAGAACATACCCGCCGGTGGAGCATCCAGTGGTAGTAATAGGGCCACAGTACCTGGCACAGTACCCTGTTGAACTCGCCGTCTCTACAAAGCTATGGACTCTTGGAGAGAATGATTTTAAGGTGTCTGACATTAATGGCACCCTCATCTTCCAGGTCAAGAGTAAACTCTTAACCCTACATGATCGTCGTTTTCTGAAAGATGCAGCCGGTAACACCCTTGTCAATCTCAGGCAGAAG ATAAGGACCATGCATCGGAGGTGGGAAGCTTTTAGAGGAGAAAGCAAGGAGGAGAAAGATTTGCTTTTCACAGCCAAGAAATCAAAGTTATTCCAATTCAAAACTGAGTTAGACATATTCTTGGCTAACAACAAAGGAGAGGTCCCTGATTTCAAGGTCAAGGGAGGGTACGGAGAGAGTTCCTGCTCTATACTTCTTGGAGATTCCAATGCCATGCTTGCACAA ATGCATAGATTACACTCTCTCACGACGATGATCTTGGATACAGATAGTTTTGGAGTGACTGTTTATCCTAATGTTGATTATGCCTTCATAGTAGCTCTTGTGGTGATTCTCGATGAGATCAATGCGGACCGTAGTGGCGAAGATTAA